From Calothrix sp. PCC 6303, a single genomic window includes:
- the cysE gene encoding serine O-acetyltransferase, whose protein sequence is MSIITALLTDFRIIFERDPAARNWLEVLFCYPGLQALVFHRLAHKLYTINIPFIPRLMSHIARFLTGIEIHPGATIGLGVFIDHGMGVVIGETAIIGDYALIYQGVTLGGTGKESGKRHPTLGENVVVGTGAKVLGNIEIGNNVRIGAGSVVLRDVPSDCTVVGIPGRIVYRSGVRVNPLEHGSLPDAEAQAIRALVDRIEQLEQQVQEMKQPSELAENTTSIRDFALVSSSFSESHSHIDDHHNHCRIRDKAIDEFLDGAGI, encoded by the coding sequence ATGAGCATAATAACTGCACTCCTTACTGACTTTCGTATTATCTTTGAGCGTGACCCCGCAGCGCGTAACTGGTTGGAGGTGCTGTTCTGCTACCCCGGTTTGCAAGCATTGGTTTTCCATCGCTTGGCGCATAAACTATACACAATTAATATTCCCTTTATTCCCCGATTAATGTCACACATTGCCCGTTTCTTAACTGGCATTGAAATTCACCCAGGTGCCACAATCGGACTTGGTGTATTTATAGATCATGGTATGGGAGTAGTTATTGGCGAGACTGCTATTATCGGAGACTACGCCTTAATTTATCAGGGTGTCACTCTTGGTGGTACAGGTAAAGAAAGCGGTAAACGTCACCCAACTCTAGGGGAAAATGTCGTAGTTGGCACTGGCGCAAAAGTCTTGGGAAATATTGAAATTGGTAACAATGTTCGCATCGGTGCCGGTTCAGTTGTGTTACGAGATGTCCCCTCTGATTGCACCGTAGTTGGCATACCTGGTAGGATAGTTTACCGTTCTGGAGTCCGGGTAAATCCTCTAGAACATGGTAGCCTACCAGATGCTGAAGCCCAAGCAATTAGAGCATTAGTAGACAGAATCGAACAACTAGAGCAACAAGTTCAGGAAATGAAACAACCATCGGAATTGGCAGAAAATACTACTAGTATCCGTGACTTTGCCCTCGTTAGTAGCAGCTTTTCCGAAAGCCATAGCCATATAGATGACCATCATAATCACTGTCGAATTAGAGATAAGGCTATTGATGAATTTTTGGATGGTGCCGGAATTTAA
- the thiC gene encoding phosphomethylpyrimidine synthase has protein sequence MRTEWIAKRRGQANVTQMHYARQGVITEEMHYVATRENLPADLIRDEVARGRMIIPANINHANLEPMAIGIASRCKVNANIGASPNSSDINEEIAKLQLSVKYGADTVMDLSTGGGNLDEIRTAIINASPVPIGTVPIYQALESVHGNIENLTADDFLHIIEKHAQQGVDYQTIHAGILIEHLPLVRNRITGIVSRGGGILARWMLHHHKQNPLFTHFNDIIEIFKRYDVSFSLGDSLRPGCTHDASDEAQLAELKTLGNLTRKAWEHNVQVMVEGPGHVPMDQIEFNVRKQMEECSEAPFYVLGPLVTDIAPGYDHITSAIGAAMAGWYGTAMLCYVTPKEHLGLPNAEDVRNGLIAYKIAAHAADIARHRPGARDRDDELSRARYNFDWNRQFELSLDPERAKEYHDETLPADIYKTAEFCSMCGPKFCPMQTKVDADALTELEKFLAKEKEVVAKG, from the coding sequence ATGCGGACAGAATGGATCGCTAAACGTCGCGGACAAGCTAATGTCACCCAAATGCATTATGCTCGTCAAGGTGTCATTACTGAAGAAATGCACTATGTGGCGACGCGGGAAAATCTTCCAGCTGATTTAATTCGTGACGAAGTTGCACGGGGAAGAATGATCATCCCTGCCAATATAAATCACGCTAATTTGGAACCAATGGCGATTGGTATTGCCTCCAGATGCAAAGTCAATGCGAATATCGGCGCTTCTCCCAACTCATCAGATATCAATGAGGAGATTGCGAAGCTGCAACTCTCAGTCAAATATGGTGCTGATACCGTTATGGATTTATCCACAGGTGGCGGTAATTTAGATGAAATTCGTACAGCCATTATTAATGCTTCCCCTGTTCCCATCGGTACAGTGCCAATTTACCAAGCTTTAGAAAGTGTTCACGGCAATATTGAAAATCTTACTGCTGATGACTTTCTCCACATCATCGAAAAACATGCTCAACAGGGGGTAGACTATCAAACTATCCACGCGGGAATTTTAATCGAACATTTGCCTTTAGTTAGAAATCGAATTACAGGTATTGTTTCCCGTGGTGGTGGTATTTTGGCGCGGTGGATGTTGCATCATCATAAACAAAATCCCCTCTTTACCCACTTCAATGACATTATTGAGATTTTTAAAAGATACGATGTTTCTTTTAGTTTAGGTGATTCTTTGCGTCCTGGTTGTACCCATGATGCATCGGATGAAGCTCAACTAGCTGAACTGAAAACCCTGGGAAATCTTACCCGCAAAGCTTGGGAACATAATGTTCAAGTTATGGTGGAAGGTCCCGGACATGTGCCGATGGATCAAATTGAGTTTAATGTTAGAAAGCAGATGGAAGAGTGTTCTGAAGCTCCTTTCTACGTGTTAGGACCTTTGGTGACAGATATTGCCCCTGGTTATGACCATATTACCTCGGCGATTGGTGCCGCTATGGCAGGATGGTACGGTACTGCAATGTTGTGTTATGTCACACCAAAAGAACACTTGGGATTGCCCAATGCTGAAGATGTGCGAAATGGCTTAATAGCTTATAAAATCGCGGCACATGCCGCAGATATCGCCCGTCATCGTCCTGGTGCTAGAGATCGAGATGATGAATTGTCCCGTGCTAGATATAACTTCGATTGGAATCGTCAATTTGAATTGTCGTTAGATCCAGAACGTGCTAAAGAATACCATGATGAGACTTTACCCGCAGATATTTATAAAACTGCTGAATTCTGTTCTATGTGTGGTCCTAAATTCTGCCCAATGCAAACTAAAGTTGATGCAGATGCATTAACGGAGTTGGAGAAATTTTTGGCTAAAGAGAAGGAAGTTGTAGCTAAAGGTTAA
- a CDS encoding translocation/assembly module TamB domain-containing protein translates to MTNSPNQDRNSQPSHRQRLLLMLLSRGGIAFAGLLTIGIVGGSWWLWNFVNKDLTPLAEEGISTSLNRPVKLGKLKNVSLFGVSFGGSSIPKTATDPDSATVAGVDVGFDLWSLIFQRRLKLDVTLVNPDVYIEQDSNGLWVSTTISAGGKGKAIKTELDNLRFRNGKLTLQPFRGQITTNSTQKSNIAYLIPTVPNTPISVSQVNGTAQLLEKNQLIKYEVGGKPGDGGSIFLRGESRPKTKTHNLEIQADDLMAPNVTRIVKLPVDLQAGQVTGDIKVQLARDEPAKLFGDVTAKNIRVQVARLPQLFTKTQGKLKFDDTEIKFENATGNYGKIPLIANGTIDRKTGFKLAGKVNSVSVANTQETLKLKLPLPVSGELRGDLFVTGELEAPILSGNIATTKPAKIDKVDFSNVVAKFEYVTRDFLISFRDIQGKPVVGGEVTGSGVVRVGENPGIDFNLLAQNVPGDALAKSYDIKPGFAIGTLAATARLAGASEQVQTLVRWQAPEAAYPGTGEVIINPNRRVDFRNTLLTVAGGKVKAAGTWINEKWQITADTSGIGIEQFVDKKQAENLILKGAEFNGRLLASGSTAPFKIDGISSINAGVDLGGGRVNVANFKLNQQNFVTQLVANNVRLSRVLKESAPVLQNPLAGTFVVAGNLDNLTLKTIQGTGDALLNVGGGTVAVNKIQLAQGNYQAQLRVNNSDVQELATVPEQVQGKVTGNFQVQGTVDSFELPNIQATGQGRLNVGNGVFNAANISLKDGNYQAKIQANNVPLQQFITGKIPPQINGGLNGLFNVAGNVESFKPEDIQLNGDAQLNVAGGTVNATKIQLNDGRYQALVNARGVELSRINSELTGQFGSQLQVSGVLDSENSAPLENLAAVGQVQLSRGLAGIEQPLTASIGWNGERLLIDQATSRDVTANGYVTVNAKGSEVPEITGLNLNVVAKNYNLKNLPTKLPSTLTLAGNAEFNGQITGTLPTPNLQGKVGIRNLDVNKLKFEPLLIGNIQSVQGSGLKLNLLGKQDRIALNLDANNRPQDFNVKWQQATATGTTQGQNLAVKVNNFPLTALNLTAPQNRFTGKGGVGGIFTGDLLVNKQNLDTSGNIAIAQPTLGNIKGNNLTAILNYSNGNLILENSSFIKGNSRYTLAGTFTPASPQPKIQGKITATQGNIQDILTTLQVFEITDFANILKEPEYGTVADLAKTQPVGLPTQSVLSQLQRISEIQALVENQQQQRSNASPIPELADLKGTFNGEVLLDTNSSSGLALQFQVNGQDFAWGRQDEPERYYQAQRIIAEGKLENGVLTLLPLRVESNDRLFAFTGSLGAKEQSGQLRVNNFPVKILNNFVKLPVGLSGNLSGTAAIAGNVTNPQAKGELRISEGALNAKGIESANASFSYNNGSLNFGSDINVVAGSEPVTINGSLFYPLPFAMNIPTSNQINLDVKVKNQGLSVINLFTNQLAFESGKGEVDLMVRGTVKEPTLKGTASLGGATFSALALPGKLTDVTGQAKFNLDRITVDNLQGRFSQGRIEAFGEIPISNIGTRNLDDASPSPLENPLTVNFDRLALNLKSLYQGGVSGSLQITGSALDPLIGGSIRLNNGQVLLSESTKTTTSTSSNTDTPNNSENNPSTETESSNIPTRFNNLKLTLGKNVKITRAPILNFTATGSLNLTGSFTDPIPEGVIRLREGGVNLFTTQFNLVRDYEHKADFRKNQPRDPQLDIKLFAKVLDVVQSSDFTRNGNSGLGALESVQVEAEIQGLASQLNENLELRSTPNRSQTELVALLGGGFVDTQGQGAGSTLGLINIAGSAVFNNFQNTFNQIGTAFGLSDFRLFPTVISEDPEAGRNFSSLELAAEAGVDISRKVSVSALKILTASDPLQWGINYKINNEYRFRASTNFFDDNRAVIEFERRF, encoded by the coding sequence ATGACTAATTCTCCCAACCAAGACCGTAACTCCCAACCTTCTCATCGTCAAAGACTATTGTTAATGCTGCTTAGTCGAGGTGGTATCGCCTTTGCAGGGCTGTTAACCATTGGCATTGTGGGGGGGTCTTGGTGGCTATGGAATTTTGTCAACAAAGACCTAACACCACTAGCTGAAGAAGGTATTTCTACTTCTCTCAATCGTCCAGTGAAGCTGGGTAAACTCAAGAACGTTTCACTATTTGGGGTTAGTTTCGGAGGTTCCTCGATTCCTAAAACCGCAACCGACCCCGATTCAGCGACAGTGGCAGGTGTTGATGTCGGCTTTGATTTATGGAGTTTAATTTTCCAACGTCGCTTAAAATTAGATGTGACTTTGGTCAATCCAGATGTTTATATAGAACAAGATAGTAATGGACTTTGGGTTAGCACCACTATATCTGCTGGCGGTAAGGGTAAAGCAATTAAGACGGAACTAGATAATTTGCGTTTTCGTAATGGCAAGCTCACATTACAGCCATTTCGGGGTCAAATTACAACAAATTCAACCCAAAAAAGTAATATTGCTTATCTAATTCCCACTGTCCCCAATACCCCAATTAGTGTTTCCCAAGTCAATGGAACCGCTCAATTATTGGAGAAAAACCAACTTATTAAATATGAGGTGGGGGGTAAACCTGGGGATGGAGGTAGTATTTTTCTACGGGGAGAAAGTCGTCCCAAAACTAAAACCCATAATTTAGAAATTCAAGCCGACGATTTAATGGCACCAAATGTGACACGTATCGTCAAGCTACCAGTAGATTTACAGGCAGGACAAGTCACAGGTGATATCAAAGTTCAATTAGCTAGGGATGAACCAGCGAAGTTATTTGGAGATGTCACAGCCAAAAATATCCGGGTACAGGTGGCACGATTACCTCAATTATTTACTAAAACCCAAGGTAAACTCAAATTTGACGATACGGAAATCAAGTTTGAAAATGCGACGGGGAATTATGGAAAAATACCCTTAATAGCTAATGGTACCATCGATCGCAAAACTGGCTTTAAGTTGGCAGGTAAGGTAAATTCCGTCAGTGTGGCAAATACCCAAGAAACTTTAAAGCTGAAATTACCATTACCAGTTAGCGGTGAGTTGCGGGGAGATTTATTTGTCACTGGAGAACTGGAAGCACCCATACTTTCGGGAAATATCGCCACAACCAAACCTGCCAAAATCGATAAGGTTGATTTTAGTAATGTTGTTGCCAAGTTTGAATATGTCACCCGCGATTTTTTAATTAGCTTTCGGGATATTCAGGGTAAACCCGTTGTGGGTGGTGAGGTAACAGGTTCTGGAGTGGTGAGGGTTGGAGAAAATCCAGGGATAGATTTTAATTTGCTTGCCCAGAATGTACCGGGAGATGCTTTAGCCAAAAGTTATGATATCAAGCCGGGATTCGCAATTGGTACCCTAGCTGCAACAGCGCGATTAGCTGGTGCATCGGAACAGGTACAAACTTTGGTAAGGTGGCAAGCACCGGAAGCTGCTTATCCTGGTACGGGTGAAGTCATAATTAATCCCAATCGTCGGGTTGATTTTCGCAATACATTACTCACTGTTGCAGGTGGCAAAGTTAAAGCAGCAGGAACTTGGATCAATGAAAAATGGCAAATTACCGCTGATACTTCTGGAATTGGGATTGAGCAATTTGTCGATAAAAAACAAGCTGAAAATTTAATCTTAAAAGGGGCAGAATTTAATGGTCGCTTATTAGCATCAGGGAGTACAGCCCCATTTAAAATTGATGGAATTAGTTCTATCAATGCTGGGGTTGATTTAGGTGGTGGTCGGGTAAATGTTGCTAATTTTAAGTTGAATCAACAAAATTTTGTGACTCAACTAGTTGCTAATAACGTCAGATTATCCAGAGTTTTAAAGGAGTCAGCACCTGTTTTACAAAATCCTTTAGCAGGAACATTTGTCGTGGCAGGAAACCTGGATAATTTAACTTTAAAAACTATTCAAGGTACTGGTGATGCCCTCCTAAATGTTGGTGGTGGGACAGTTGCAGTAAATAAGATCCAATTGGCGCAGGGAAATTATCAAGCACAGCTACGAGTCAACAATTCCGATGTGCAAGAATTAGCCACAGTCCCCGAACAAGTTCAAGGAAAAGTAACTGGTAATTTCCAAGTTCAAGGTACAGTTGATTCCTTCGAGTTACCGAATATTCAAGCTACTGGGCAAGGACGTTTAAATGTTGGCAATGGTGTTTTCAATGCGGCGAATATATCTCTAAAAGATGGAAATTATCAAGCTAAAATTCAAGCCAATAATGTTCCATTGCAACAATTCATAACAGGAAAAATTCCACCTCAAATAAATGGTGGTTTAAATGGTCTTTTTAATGTTGCAGGCAATGTTGAATCCTTCAAGCCAGAAGATATCCAACTTAATGGAGATGCACAATTAAATGTTGCTGGAGGAACCGTTAATGCAACAAAAATTCAACTAAATGATGGGCGTTATCAAGCATTAGTGAATGCACGGGGAGTAGAATTAAGTCGGATTAATAGTGAGTTAACAGGACAGTTTGGCAGTCAATTGCAGGTTTCAGGAGTCTTAGATTCGGAAAACTCCGCACCGTTAGAAAATTTGGCAGCAGTTGGTCAGGTACAATTATCGCGGGGATTGGCAGGAATTGAGCAACCTCTAACAGCAAGTATCGGTTGGAATGGTGAGAGACTATTGATAGATCAAGCCACTTCACGGGATGTAACCGCAAATGGTTATGTAACTGTGAATGCTAAAGGATCAGAAGTACCGGAAATTACGGGGTTAAATTTGAATGTTGTTGCCAAAAATTACAACCTGAAAAATTTACCAACTAAATTACCCAGCACATTAACACTAGCTGGAAATGCTGAATTTAATGGTCAAATTACTGGAACTTTACCTACACCCAATCTTCAAGGAAAAGTCGGAATCCGGAATTTGGATGTAAATAAGTTGAAATTTGAACCATTACTAATTGGAAATATTCAGTCGGTGCAGGGAAGTGGTTTAAAATTGAATCTTCTTGGGAAACAAGACCGGATTGCTTTAAATTTAGATGCAAATAACCGTCCTCAAGATTTTAACGTGAAGTGGCAACAAGCTACAGCCACAGGAACAACCCAGGGACAAAATTTAGCAGTTAAAGTAAATAATTTCCCTCTAACTGCTTTGAATCTAACTGCACCTCAAAATCGATTTACAGGTAAAGGTGGTGTCGGTGGTATATTTACAGGCGACTTGCTGGTTAACAAACAGAATTTAGATACTTCTGGGAATATAGCGATCGCGCAACCAACTCTAGGTAATATTAAAGGTAACAATCTCACAGCTATTTTAAACTATAGCAATGGTAATCTCATCCTCGAAAATAGCAGTTTTATCAAAGGAAATAGCCGTTATACCTTAGCTGGTACTTTCACCCCCGCTTCCCCACAACCCAAAATTCAAGGCAAAATCACCGCAACTCAAGGTAATATCCAAGATATTCTCACCACCCTACAGGTGTTTGAAATTACAGATTTTGCTAATATTCTCAAAGAACCTGAATATGGTACCGTCGCAGACTTAGCAAAAACCCAACCTGTGGGTTTACCAACTCAATCAGTGTTATCACAGCTACAACGCATCTCCGAAATTCAAGCATTAGTAGAAAATCAACAACAACAGCGAAGCAATGCATCTCCAATTCCGGAACTGGCAGACTTAAAAGGAACCTTCAACGGTGAAGTATTATTAGATACCAATAGTTCCAGTGGCTTGGCTCTACAATTCCAAGTCAATGGTCAAGACTTTGCTTGGGGTCGTCAAGACGAACCAGAACGCTACTACCAAGCTCAAAGAATTATCGCCGAAGGCAAACTAGAAAATGGAGTATTGACATTATTACCACTACGTGTAGAGTCAAATGATCGTCTATTTGCCTTTACAGGTAGTCTTGGTGCTAAGGAACAATCAGGACAATTGAGAGTTAACAACTTTCCCGTCAAAATCCTAAATAACTTTGTCAAACTACCAGTAGGGCTATCTGGGAATCTCAGCGGAACAGCTGCCATTGCAGGTAACGTGACTAATCCCCAAGCAAAAGGTGAACTCAGAATTAGTGAAGGTGCGCTGAATGCCAAAGGAATTGAATCTGCAAATGCTAGTTTTAGCTATAATAACGGAAGCTTAAATTTTGGTAGTGATATTAATGTTGTTGCAGGTTCCGAACCAGTAACAATCAATGGTAGCTTGTTCTACCCGTTACCTTTTGCCATGAATATCCCCACCAGTAATCAAATTAATCTTGACGTTAAAGTCAAAAATCAAGGATTATCGGTAATTAATCTGTTCACAAACCAGTTAGCATTTGAAAGCGGAAAGGGAGAAGTAGATTTAATGGTGCGGGGAACCGTTAAAGAACCGACCCTCAAAGGTACTGCAAGTCTTGGAGGAGCGACATTTTCAGCCCTTGCACTTCCCGGAAAATTGACAGACGTTACAGGTCAAGCTAAATTCAATCTCGATCGCATCACAGTTGATAACCTCCAAGGTAGATTTAGTCAGGGAAGAATCGAAGCCTTCGGAGAAATTCCCATTAGTAACATCGGTACACGTAACTTAGATGACGCGAGTCCTTCGCCACTGGAAAATCCCCTTACTGTTAACTTTGATCGTTTAGCTCTCAACCTCAAAAGTTTATATCAAGGCGGGGTTAGTGGTAGCTTGCAAATTACAGGTTCTGCCCTCGATCCTTTAATTGGTGGTAGTATTCGCTTGAATAATGGTCAAGTATTGTTATCTGAATCTACTAAAACCACCACATCTACTAGTAGCAATACAGATACACCTAATAATTCCGAAAATAATCCCTCTACTGAAACAGAAAGTTCCAACATACCCACGCGATTCAACAACCTCAAATTAACATTGGGGAAAAATGTTAAAATCACCCGTGCCCCAATTTTAAACTTCACCGCTACCGGAAGCCTGAATCTTACAGGATCCTTTACAGATCCAATTCCTGAAGGTGTCATTAGACTCAGGGAAGGTGGGGTTAATCTATTCACCACCCAATTTAATTTGGTACGCGATTATGAACACAAAGCTGACTTTCGCAAAAATCAACCCCGCGATCCACAATTAGATATTAAGTTATTCGCCAAAGTTCTCGATGTTGTCCAAAGTAGTGACTTTACCCGCAATGGTAACTCTGGATTAGGAGCATTAGAAAGTGTCCAAGTAGAAGCTGAAATTCAAGGTTTAGCAAGTCAACTCAACGAAAACCTCGAACTTCGTAGCACCCCCAACCGCAGTCAAACTGAACTTGTAGCCTTACTTGGGGGTGGATTTGTAGATACCCAAGGACAGGGTGCTGGCAGCACATTAGGGCTAATTAATATTGCAGGTTCTGCGGTTTTTAATAACTTTCAAAATACCTTTAATCAAATTGGTACAGCATTCGGTTTGAGCGATTTTCGGCTTTTTCCTACCGTTATATCTGAAGATCCCGAAGCTGGAAGAAACTTCTCTAGTTTAGAACTAGCAGCTGAAGCGGGTGTTGATATTTCTCGGAAAGTATCAGTTTCTGCGCTCAAAATACTCACGGCTAGTGATCCACTGCAATGGGGTATCAATTACAAAATTAATAATGAATATCGCTTCCGAGCCTCAACAAATTTCTTCGATGATAATCGAGCAGTGATCGAATTTGAAAGGAGATTTTAA
- the psbA gene encoding photosystem II q(b) protein, which translates to MTTTLQRRESANVWEQFCNWIASTENRLYIGWFGVLMIPTLLAATTCFIVAFIAAPPVDIDGIREPVAGSLMYGNNIISGAVVPSSNAIGLHFYPIWEAASLDEWLYNGGPYQLVVFHFLIGVFCYMGREWELSYRLGMRPWICVAYSAPVAAATAVFLIYPIGQGSFSDGMPLGISGTFNFMLVFQAEHNILMHPFHQLGVAGVFGGSLFSAMHGSLVTSSLVRETTETESQNYGYKFGQEEETYNIVAAHGYFGRLIFQYASFNNSRSLHFLLAAWPVVGIWFTSLGISTMAFNLNGFNFNQSVIDTQGRVINTWADVINRANLGMEVMHERNAHNFPLDLAAGDASPVALSAPAING; encoded by the coding sequence ATGACCACAACCTTACAAAGACGCGAAAGCGCCAACGTATGGGAACAGTTCTGTAACTGGATTGCCAGCACAGAAAACCGTCTATACATCGGCTGGTTCGGCGTATTGATGATCCCAACCCTACTTGCAGCAACAACCTGCTTCATCGTAGCCTTCATCGCAGCACCCCCAGTAGACATCGACGGGATCCGTGAACCAGTAGCAGGTTCCTTGATGTACGGAAACAACATCATTTCCGGTGCAGTTGTTCCTTCATCCAACGCAATTGGACTTCACTTCTACCCAATTTGGGAAGCAGCATCCCTAGATGAGTGGTTGTACAACGGCGGTCCTTACCAACTAGTAGTATTCCACTTCCTCATCGGCGTATTCTGCTACATGGGACGTGAATGGGAACTATCCTACCGCTTAGGAATGCGTCCTTGGATCTGCGTAGCATACTCAGCACCAGTAGCAGCAGCAACCGCAGTATTCTTAATCTACCCAATCGGACAAGGTTCATTCTCAGATGGTATGCCCTTAGGCATCTCAGGAACATTCAACTTCATGTTGGTATTCCAAGCAGAACATAACATCTTGATGCACCCCTTCCACCAACTAGGAGTAGCAGGCGTATTCGGTGGTTCATTGTTCAGCGCAATGCACGGTTCACTAGTAACCTCCTCCTTGGTACGTGAAACAACCGAAACAGAAAGCCAAAACTACGGTTACAAATTCGGTCAAGAAGAAGAAACCTACAACATCGTTGCAGCACACGGCTACTTCGGTCGTCTAATCTTCCAATACGCATCCTTCAACAACAGCCGCAGCTTACACTTCTTGTTAGCAGCATGGCCAGTAGTAGGAATCTGGTTCACCAGCTTGGGAATCAGCACCATGGCATTCAACCTGAACGGATTCAACTTCAACCAATCAGTAATTGACACCCAAGGTCGCGTCATCAACACATGGGCAGACGTAATCAACCGGGCTAACCTAGGTATGGAAGTAATGCACGAGCGTAACGCTCACAACTTCCCCTTAGACTTGGCTGCTGGTGATGCTTCACCTGTTGCATTGTCTGCACCTGCTATCAACGGTTAA
- a CDS encoding histidine triad nucleotide-binding protein produces the protein MSQTTETIFSKIIRREIPADIVYEDDLALAFKDVHPQAPVHILVIPKKVIPKLDAATDDDTALLGHLLQTVKKVAAQAGLEKGYRVVINTGDDGGQTVHHIHLHILGGRQMSWPPG, from the coding sequence ATGAGCCAAACCACGGAAACAATTTTTAGCAAGATTATTCGTCGGGAGATACCTGCAGATATCGTTTACGAAGATGATTTAGCACTTGCATTCAAAGATGTTCACCCCCAAGCACCTGTTCACATCCTCGTAATTCCCAAAAAGGTCATCCCTAAATTGGATGCTGCCACAGATGATGATACTGCTCTCTTAGGACATTTGTTACAAACTGTAAAGAAAGTAGCTGCACAAGCAGGATTGGAAAAAGGGTATCGGGTGGTAATCAACACAGGTGATGATGGCGGGCAGACAGTTCACCATATACATTTACACATATTAGGTGGGCGGCAGATGAGTTGGCCCCCAGGTTAA